One genomic window of Coffea eugenioides isolate CCC68of chromosome 1, Ceug_1.0, whole genome shotgun sequence includes the following:
- the LOC113771550 gene encoding uncharacterized protein LOC113771550, whose translation MLVANVVQENAPSNASYTSHEIQKEILYIFSNKVRKEICQEIGNSKFCTIVDEARDESKREHMALVLRYVDKEVCIRERFFGVIHVRDTMALTLKEGYDGAMRGEWNGLQALICHECPYAYYIHCLAYRLQRALVAASREEAQTIEVATKIANGELEIGRGLNQIGTLKRARDTRWGSHLDSISSLLKMFNATCVVLSNIAANGGDANFALNQLLSFEFVFTLHLMKDIMEITHLLCIALQRKSQDILNAMHLVSSTTKLLKNFRDSGWDDFLVKVKLFCEQHQIDIPDMNAQYIARRGRSRSHHNEISVEHYYQVDIFLATIDYQLQELHSRFNDHTVELLVLSTALDPRNGFMLFKIDDICKLAEKFYLNDFMEQEPVRLRIELQHFELDIPNHPELQELSGIHELCQGLVKTRKSVISPLIDRLIRLVLILPVSIATIERAFSIMKIIKTKLRNTMEDHFLNDCLTVYIEKEVVENLAVIQS comes from the exons ATGCTG GTTGCAAATGTTGTTCAAGAAAATGCTCCATCCAATGCCTCCTATACatctcatgaaattcaaaaggagATTCTTTATATATTTTCCAATAAGgttagaaaagaaatttgccaAGAGATtggaaattcaaaattttgcactATAGTTGATGAAGCTCGTGATGAGTCCAAAAGAGAGCATATGGCTCTTGTTTTGAGATATGTAGATAAGGAAGTATGCATCCGTGAACGTTTTTTTGGTGTTATTCATGTCCGTGATACTATGGCTTTAACTTTGAAGGAAG GGTATGATGGAGCTATGAGAGGTGAATGGAATGGCTTGCAAGCTTTAATTTGCCATGaatgtccatatgcctattacATTCATTGTTTGGCCTATAGGCTTCAACGTGCTTTAGTTGCAGCTTCTAGAGAA GAGGCTCAAACAATTGAAGTTGCTACTAAGATTGCTAATGGTGAACTTGAAATTGGAAGGGGGCTTAATCAAATTGGCACTTTAAAACGAGCTCGAGATACTCGTTGGGGTTCTCATTTGGATTCTATTTCTAGTTTACTGAAAATGTTCAATGCTACTTGTGTGGTTTTAAGTAACATTGCAGCAAATGGAGGAGATGCAAATTTTGCTTTGAATCAGTTGTTATCCTTTGAGTTTGTTTTCACTTTGCATCTTATGAAAGACATTATGGAAATTACTCATCTTCTTTGTATAGCATTGCAACGTAAATCTCAAGATATTTTGAATGCAATGCATCTTGTCTCAAGCACAACAAAGCTACTGAAGAATTTTCGAGATTCGGGATGGGATGATTTCTTGGTGAAAGTTAAATTATTTTGTGAGCAACATCAAATTGATATCCCGGATATGAATGCTCAATATATTGCAAGACGTGGTAGATCTCGAAGTCATCATAATGAGATTAGTGTGGAGCATTATTATCAAGTGGATATATTTCTTGCAACAATTGATTATCAATTGCAAGAGTTACATAGCAGGTTTAATGATCATACCGTGGAATTGCTTGTTTTGAGCACTGCTTTAGATCCTAGAAATGGATTTATGCTGTTCAAGATTGATGATATTTGTAAACTTGCAGAGAAGTTCTATCTGAATGATTTTATGGAGCAAGAACCAGTACGTCTAAGAATAGAACTTCAACATTTTGAGCTCGACATTCCAAATCATCCTGAATTGCAAGAATTATCTGGTATTCATGAGTTATGTCAAGGCTTGgtgaagacaagaaaatcaGTGATATCTCCTCTTATTGACAGATTGATTAGACTTGTTCTTATTCTTCCTGTATCAATTGCAACTATAGAGCgggcattttcaattatgaaaataatcaagaCAAAGCTCCGAAACACGATGGAAGAtcatttcttgaatgattgtctaactGTGTATATAGAAAAGGAAGTTGTTGAAAATTTAGCAGTGATTCAATCATAG
- the LOC113771559 gene encoding uncharacterized protein LOC113771559 — translation MAEDIVEILQSFKLSIKELQITDVGREELSSGLKECQSSLIGKIVGEKVANYTGVKNFVIAAWGYPKDLTVAELGSNLFQFILPKESDRDRIAKEGPWILDNQLMVVNMWYEGIEDDEKAFKLAPFWVQVWNLPIHWISKDVGKKIGSVFNQIRDVIIPQTGGKEGRHLKIAVLVDIEQPLLRGTTIKVVGGVKWVHFKYERCPDFCYSCGRIGHSERSCGTSLSGIEGKKDNQYGNWMRNRDWVEKERGETAGSDVSGGLDETPIAVTQQVDQTTTPTEALPKPSTNIVFSPNLVGIAESGAPKPSSGAEPNMHADVNAGKEQDRGNMMIMGSELDHIQGEKGGQQVLKPGPEEGHSEAILMQVDEGSTGRKQEVVKKQNKRIQRPLRSPSKRRQALKGICINLGDLKNQGKRKSNEMDEVMESAGADVHDLKKYKIEVAGGSEKNGCEGEGSMPSWTPECK, via the exons ATGGCTGAGGATATTGTTGAGATTTTGCAAAGCTTCAAATTATCGATCAAGGAGTTGCAGATAACAGATGTGGGGAGAGAGGAGCTATCCTCAGGTTTAAAGGAATGCCAAAGCAGCTTGATAGGGAAGATTGTGGGTGAGAAGGTAGCTAACTATACGGGAGTTAAGAATTTTGTTATAGCAGCTTGGGGGTACCCAAAGGATTTGACTGTGGCGGAGCTCGGGTCGAACCTGTTCCAATTCATTTTGCCTAAGGAAAGTGATAGGGATAGAATAGCTAAGGAAGGTCCTTGGATTTTGGATAATCAATTAATGGTGGTCAACATGTGGTACGAAGGAATAGAGGATGATGAAAAAGCCTTTAAACTTGCTCCATTCTGGGTGCAAGTCTGGAACCTCCCAATTCACTGGATTTCAAAGGACGTTGGCAAAAAGATAGGATCCGTTTTTAATCAGATTAGGGATGTCATTATACCACAAACAGGGGGAAAAGAAGGAAGGCACTTGAAGATAGCTGTTCTGGTGGATATTGAACAACCTCTTCTGAGAGGGACAACAATTAAGGTGGTAGGGGGAGTTAAATGGGTACACTTTAAGTATGAGAGATGTCCGGATTTTTGCTATAGCTGTGGAAGAATAGGACACAGCGAGAGATCATGTGGAACGTCTTTGAGTGGGATTGAAGGGAAAAAGGATAACCAATATGGAAATTGGATGAGG AATAGGGATTGGGTAGAGAAGGAGAGGGGGGAGACTGCGGGCAGTGATGTTTCCGGAGGTTTGGATGAGACACCAATTGCAGTAACACAGCAAGTGGACCAAACAACCACTCCGACAGAGGCTTTGcctaaaccatctacaaatatAGTattctctccaaacttggtgggAATTGCAGAATCTGGAGCTCCAAAACCATCATCTGGAGCGGAACCAAATATGCATGCCGATGTGAATGCTGGAAAGGAACAGGATAGAGGAAATATGATGATTATGGGTAGCGAGCTTGATCATATTCAGGGGGAGAAGGGAGGCCAGCAGGTCTTGAAGCCAGGTCCTGAGGAGGGACACTCAGAGGCTATACTAATGCAGGTTGATGAGGGTAGTACAGGTAGGAAGCAAGAGGTAGTGAAAAAACAGAACAAAAGGATTCAAAGGcctctgaggtcaccaagtaaAAGAAGACAGGCTCTTAAAGGAATATGCATCAACTTGGGGGATTTGAAAAaccaagggaaaagaaaaagtaatgAAATGGATGAGGTTATGGAGAGCGCTGGGGCTGATGTGCACGACTTGAAAAAGTATAAGATTGAAGTTGCTGGAGGTTCTGAGAAGAATGGTTGTGAGGGAGAAGGGTCCATGCCTAGTTGGACCCCAGAGTGCAAATGA
- the LOC113771568 gene encoding uncharacterized protein LOC113771568: protein MRHAKDGFMAVKLDMSKVYDQVEWCFLEAIMHKMGFYSIWRNWIMECLRSASYSFNINGEVKGEATEIRMLSGMKISRHGPSITHLFFADDSLIFCKANKDQAKELMRVLPVYALGSGQVINLDKSSILFSKNVRAENAQVEKQVLKLGKQGNNAEIVALAMPTYTMSCFKIPSRLCKEISSLMSNYWWGETNGKNKIHWCSWRKLIQNKNMGGLGFKDLEAFNTELLGKQGVDELICQRSWNRNLIFQTFNTKDADRVLSFPISLGGREDSHFWIHGIDGNYSVHSGYKVLMLHKANKQERIQNESSTSWDNHTSKVWKELWRLKVKHKQKIFLWKCLNNALPVRDIIHGRIKVGDSICNRCGEERETIEPIFLNCEQAKLTWKLAPIQWEGMMEQHGCFRRWWISITEAKHRPQGWQHISLTVHILWQIWKERNEVEFNGKKYRPWRTIQKAMKEWLEFGEIDKVETRMSTNETEALQLHHQQLRSEFGSLIFSIGITRDKNQPWLGIGICLTEADQGSKMGWALRETSSGSVLLDEAIALKLAMCKAANMQHRVVQFQVQNEKLLNHIRTKQVRDIILATIVDDIVQLRLLFHMCSFCLVQNDKNQLSSKLNTYALGIIFDEELSFP, encoded by the exons ATGAGACATGCCAAGGATGGGTTCATGGCAGTAAAGCTAGACATGTCTAAAGTTTACGATCAAGTAGAATGGTGCTTTCTAGAGGCAATCATGCACAAGATGGGATTTTACAGCATATGGAGGAACTGGATTATGGAATGCTTGAGATCTGCATCCTACTCATTCAACATAAATGGGGAGGTTAAAGG GGAGGCTACGGAAATTAGGATGCTGTCCGGGATGAAGATAAGCAGACATGGACCTAGTATAACCCACCTGTTCTTCGCAGATGATTCCCTAATTTTTTGCAAAGCAAATAAGGATCAGGCAAAAGAGTTAATGAGGGTGTTGCCTGTGTATGCATTGGGGTCTGGTCAAGTGATTAATCTGGATAAGTCGTCTATACTTTTTAGTAAGAATGTGAGGGCAG AGAATGCTCAAGTGGAAAAACAGGTTCTTAAGCTCGGCAAGCAAGGAAATAATGCTGAAATCGTGGCCCTAGCTATGCCCACGTATACTATGTCCTGCTTCAAGATTCCATCCAGATTGTGTAAGGAAATCAGTTCACTAATGTCAAACTATTGGTGGGGAGAGACTAATGGCAAGAATAAAATACACTGGTGCTCTTGGAGAAAGCTCATTCAGAACAAGAACATGGGAGGGTTAGGCTTCAAAGATTTGGAGGCCTTTAATACAGAACTACTAGGCAAACAG GGAGTAGACGAGCTGATATGCCAGAGGAGCTGGAAtcgaaatttgattttccaaacCTTCAATACCAAAGATGCGGACAGAGTCCTGAGTTTCCCAATAAGCTTAGGTGGTAGGGAAGATTCTCATTTTTGGATACACGGGATAGATGGAAATTACTCTGTCCATTCAGGGTATAAAGTTCTGATGCTTCACAAGGCTAATAAGCAGGAAAGAATTCAGAACGAGAGCTCTACAAGTTGGGACAATCACACCAGCAAGGTATGGAAGGAATTGTGGAGATTGAAGGTCAAGCATAAACAGAAAATATTTCTATGGAAGTGTCTCAACAATGCTCTTCCAGTGAGAGACATTATCCATGGTAGAATCAAAGTGGGGGACTCTATTTGCAACAGATGCGGAGAGGAAAGGGAGACGATTGAACCCATATTTCTGAACTGCGAGCAAGCAAAACTGACTTGGAAATTAGCCCCAATCCAATGGGAAGGAATGATGGAGCAACATGGCTGTTTcagaagatggtggatatcaATTACGGAAGCTAAACACAGACCACAAGGTTGGCAACATATCTCTTTAACTGTCCATATTCTCTGGCAAATATGGAAAGAGAGGAATGAGGTGGAATTCAATGGCAAGAAGTACCGGCCATGGAGGACTATACAGAAGGCAATGAAGGAATGGTTAGAATTTGGGGAAATAGATAAAGTGGAAACTAGGATGAGTACAAACGAAACAGAAGCTCTACAACTACACCATCAACAGTTACGTTCAGAATTTGGTTCACTGATTTTCAGCATTGGGATCACAAGGGACAAGAACCAGCCTTGGCTAGGCATTGGAATCTGTCTCACAGAAGCAGATCAAGGATCAAAGATGGGATGGGCATTACGAGAGACCAGTTCTGGATCGGTACTACTGGATGAAGCAATAGCACTCAAACTAGCAATGTGTAAAGCTGCTAATATGCAACACAGGGTAGTACAATTCCAAGTGCAAAATGAGAAACTCCTCAACCATATTCGAACCAAACAAGTAAGGGATATCATATTAGCAACTATTGTGGATGATATTGTTCAATTAAGACTTTTGTTTCATATGTGCTCCTTTTGTCTAGTTCAAAATGATAAGAATCAACTAAGCTCCAAGCTTAACACCTATGCGTTAGGCATCATTTTTGATGAGGAACTTTCATTTCCTTAG
- the LOC113771579 gene encoding uncharacterized protein LOC113771579: protein MLSLCDASNNTPIKSIKSQDGDIIDCIHIYDQPAFDHPLLKNHTILMRPSFHPNSELLNPHSQENTNSITQSWQLSGKCPDNTIPILRNQNARKTKKYVMKQNETVSQSSSDDDMKSLDPYTHEYAIAYVQGDKYHGAKATINVWQPYVQNRIEFSLSQIWVVGGHDSTINTVEAGWTVDPSVFGDNKPRLFTYWTRDHYGSTGCYNMFCPGFVQTSTKIALGANISPVSTYHGPQFDISLYIVKDEQFAVWWLQLGNDVVGYWPTSLFTNLADSASTIQWGGEVINLKPNGQHTTTQMGSGHFPEEGFKGASYFKNLQVVDVSKTLRSPGTLYTFAANSNYYRILLEKSSDAWGNYFYYGGPGRNANCP from the exons ATGCTGAGTTTATGTGATGCTTCAAACAATACCCCCATCAAGTCCATCAAG AGCCAAGATGGTGATATCATTGATTGTATTCATATTTATGATCAACCAGCATTTGACCATCCTTTGCTGAAAAATCATACCATTCTG ATGAGGCCTAGTTTTCATCCAAACTCAGAGCTACTCAATCCTCATAGCCAAGAGAATACAAATTCAATTACTCAGTCGTGGCAGTTGAGTGGGAAATGTCCGGATAATACTATTCCAATTTTGAGAAACCAAAACGCaagaaaaaccaagaaataCGTGATGAAGCAGAACGAAACTGTTTCCCAGTCTTCTTCAGATGATGATATGAAGTCTCTTGACCCATACACTCATGAG TATGCAATTGCATATGTTCAAGGTGACAAGTATCATGGAGCAAAGGCAACAATAAACGTTTGGCAACCCTACGTTCAGAACAGAATTGAATTTAGCTTATCTCAGATTTGGGTTGTTGGAGGTCATGATTCGACTATCAACACCGTTGAAGCTGGTTGGACG GTAGACCCTAGTGTATTTGGAGATAACAAACCAAGACTTTTCACTTATTGGACT AGAGATCATTATGGATCCACTGGATGCTACAACATGTTTTGCCCTGGCTTTGTTCAAACCAGCACAAAAATTGCCTTGGGGGCCAACATTTCCCCTGTTTCAACCTACCATGGTCCTCAATTCGACATCAGCCTATATATAGTGAAG GACGAACAATTTGCTGTGTGGTGGTTGCAACTAGGGAATGACGTAGTTGGTTACTGGCCTACCTCCTTGTTTACAAACCTAGCTGACAGTGCTTCAACGATCCAATGGGGCGGAGAGGTGATAAATCTTAAACCAAATGGGCAGCACACCACAACTCAAATGGGCAGTGGCCATTTTCCTGAAGAAGGGTTTAAAGGGGCAAGTTACTTCAAGAATCTTCAAGTAGTTGATGTATCGAAGACTTTGAGGAGTCCTGGTACCCTTTACACTTTCGCTGCGAACTCAAATTACTATAGGATATTACTCGAGAAGAGCAGCGATGCATGGGGAAATTACTTTTACTATGGCGGACCAGGAAGAAATGCTAATTGTCCATGA